The bacterium genome window below encodes:
- a CDS encoding isoprenylcysteine carboxylmethyltransferase family protein, which translates to MIYRKRKVNMMSLRQKLINIIYRIATGNKKVKILLTPIGPIFVFTLIGVLIIISLQMDKFLKLPKLLPASLNIIVSAPILAIGLFLMVWSNLHFLKAKGTPVPLNPPPKLVTTGPYAYVRNPMVTGGFIILFGLGILLNSVSLTFIFTPILILLAVLELKIIEEPELEKRLGKEYIEYKKRIPMFIPEASLPLWKRGDEKNL; encoded by the coding sequence TTGATTTATCGTAAGCGTAAGGTGAATATGATGAGTTTACGCCAGAAACTGATTAATATCATCTATAGAATTGCAACTGGCAACAAAAAAGTTAAAATTCTTCTTACTCCCATAGGACCAATTTTCGTTTTTACCCTGATAGGAGTACTTATTATCATTTCACTCCAAATGGATAAATTTTTAAAGCTTCCTAAACTTCTTCCTGCATCATTAAATATCATCGTATCTGCACCTATTCTGGCTATTGGATTGTTTTTAATGGTTTGGTCAAACCTTCATTTTCTTAAAGCGAAAGGAACCCCTGTACCTCTTAACCCACCACCTAAATTAGTTACTACAGGACCTTATGCCTATGTTAGAAATCCTATGGTTACTGGTGGGTTTATTATATTATTTGGACTTGGTATTTTACTTAATTCAGTTTCTCTTACCTTTATATTCACTCCGATTCTTATCCTCTTGGCTGTGCTTGAGTTAAAGATAATTGAAGAACCAGAATTAGAGAAGCGTCTGGGTAAAGAATACATTGAATATAAGAAAAGGATACCTATGTTTATACCAGAAGCTTCATTGCCATTATGGAAGAGGGGAGATGAAAAAAACTTATGA
- a CDS encoding ATP-binding protein, which yields MIVSYNIRGDNRNMVMEDILYRYNPWWEDKYVLEGIIERTTLLELMEKYFSLPQIVFLTGLRRIGKTTLLKLFIRYLIDKEDIDPKRIFYMSMDDYLLAKKSILEMVEEFRGIHKISFKEKIFLFFDEITYKDNFELQLKNLYDSHNVKIYVSSSSASVFKSKKAYLTGRNMIIEALPLDFKEYLQFRGINISKADEQLVRRHFEDYLGTGGLPEYVLHGDMDYLRELVDDIIYKDITAFYGIKNPNILKEFFVLLMERVGKQVSINKMANILNISPDTAKRYLVMFQDTYLIYLVSRCGKTNERILSPKKVYASDLGIKTLFSGLRDKGSLFENYVYLKIKHCNPCYVYEKATEIDFLTQNNTLIEVKYGSEMTDKQLNLFNIFKADKKVVIRDVQDVEKFLQ from the coding sequence ATGATAGTATCGTATAATATTAGAGGGGATAATCGCAACATGGTGATGGAAGATATTTTATATCGTTATAATCCCTGGTGGGAAGACAAATATGTTTTAGAGGGTATTATTGAAAGAACAACCCTTTTAGAATTGATGGAAAAATATTTTTCTTTGCCCCAAATTGTTTTTTTAACCGGCTTAAGAAGAATAGGGAAAACCACACTTTTAAAACTTTTTATTAGATACTTGATAGATAAGGAAGATATTGACCCCAAAAGGATTTTCTATATGAGTATGGATGATTACCTGCTTGCCAAAAAGAGCATTTTGGAAATGGTTGAGGAGTTTCGGGGTATTCACAAAATATCTTTTAAAGAGAAGATTTTTTTATTTTTTGATGAGATTACCTACAAAGACAATTTTGAATTACAACTTAAAAACCTTTACGATAGCCACAATGTTAAAATATATGTTTCCTCTTCTTCTGCCTCAGTTTTTAAAAGCAAAAAGGCATATTTAACTGGCAGAAATATGATTATTGAAGCCCTACCACTTGATTTTAAAGAATATTTACAATTCAGGGGAATAAACATTAGTAAGGCTGATGAGCAGTTAGTAAGGAGGCATTTTGAGGATTATTTAGGCACAGGCGGCCTACCAGAGTATGTGTTGCATGGGGATATGGACTATTTAAGAGAGCTTGTAGATGATATTATTTATAAGGATATAACTGCTTTTTATGGGATTAAAAATCCAAATATCCTTAAGGAATTCTTTGTTTTACTAATGGAGCGGGTAGGAAAACAGGTAAGCATTAATAAAATGGCTAATATTCTTAATATCTCTCCCGATACTGCAAAAAGATACCTCGTGATGTTTCAAGACACCTATCTTATTTACCTTGTCAGTCGCTGTGGTAAGACAAATGAAAGGATATTATCCCCCAAAAAGGTTTACGCTTCAGATTTAGGAATTAAAACATTGTTTAGCGGCCTTAGGGATAAAGGCAGTTTGTTTGAGAATTATGTCTATTTAAAGATTAAGCATTGTAATCCTTGCTATGTCTATGAAAAAGCCACAGAGATAGACTTTTTAACACAGAACAATACATTGATTGAGGTAAAGTATGGTAGTGAAATGACTGATAAACAATTAAATCTCTTCAATATATTTAAGGCAGATAAAAAAGTAGTGATAAGGGATGTCCAGGATGTAGAAAAATTTCTGCAATAA
- a CDS encoding Uma2 family endonuclease — translation MGLPAKKIEERFTYGDYLKWPNEERWELIDGVAYDMSPSPSRRHQEIVGELYRQISTYLLDKSCQVYVAPFDVRLPEADEAEEEIETVVQPDIVIVCDTKKLDDRGCLGAPDIIIEILSPYTAKKDLITKYHLYERHKVKQYWIFDPVTEETMIFKLKENKYVKPEEYKKEEKILVDIFKGLEIDLSTIFPAE, via the coding sequence ATGGGGCTTCCTGCAAAAAAAATAGAAGAGCGATTTACTTATGGAGATTATCTGAAATGGCCAAATGAAGAACGGTGGGAATTGATAGATGGAGTAGCCTATGATATGAGTCCATCTCCTTCAAGAAGGCATCAGGAAATAGTTGGAGAATTATACAGACAGATTTCAACTTATTTGTTGGACAAATCCTGTCAGGTGTATGTTGCCCCTTTTGATGTCCGATTGCCTGAGGCTGACGAGGCGGAGGAAGAGATAGAAACCGTAGTTCAACCAGATATTGTAATTGTTTGTGATACGAAGAAACTTGATGACCGCGGATGTCTGGGTGCCCCGGATATAATCATAGAAATATTATCCCCCTACACCGCCAAAAAAGACCTGATAACCAAATACCACTTATATGAAAGGCATAAGGTCAAACAGTACTGGATATTTGACCCGGTAACAGAAGAAACGATGATATTTAAACTTAAAGAGAATAAGTATGTAAAGCCTGAAGAATATAAAAAAGAAGAGAAGATACTAGTGGATATCTTTAAAGGTTTAGAAATAGATTTGAGCACAATATTCCCTGCTGAGTGA
- a CDS encoding nucleotidyltransferase gives MDSLPETFRKIISFLEEEKFDYLVIGELASATLGEPRMTQDVDICLFIKKLEVKEFLLKLKQEGFSFDEKGMIKRAKERGTFQVFYGNFHIDFIILSTDFEKSALKRKQKIKLYGIEASFPTPEDLILFKIVPARLMDMMDIENIVIRHSGKLDEKYLLSWAQKLSDEAEDIRIYNEIKRLLNL, from the coding sequence ATGGATTCATTGCCGGAAACTTTTAGAAAAATAATATCGTTTCTTGAAGAAGAAAAATTCGACTATCTCGTCATTGGTGAATTAGCATCAGCAACCCTTGGAGAACCAAGAATGACACAAGATGTGGATATATGTCTATTCATAAAGAAATTAGAGGTAAAAGAATTTCTTCTGAAACTAAAGCAAGAAGGCTTTAGTTTTGATGAGAAGGGGATGATAAAAAGGGCAAAAGAAAGGGGGACATTTCAGGTTTTTTATGGGAATTTCCATATTGATTTTATTATTCTCTCAACCGATTTTGAAAAATCTGCTTTAAAAAGAAAACAGAAGATAAAACTCTATGGTATTGAAGCATCATTCCCTACACCTGAGGACTTAATCCTATTCAAGATTGTTCCGGCAAGACTGATGGATATGATGGATATAGAAAATATTGTCATAAGGCATTCAGGAAAACTTGATGAAAAATATCTTCTATCCTGGGCACAAAAGCTTTCAGATGAAGCAGAAGATATAAGGATATATAACGAGATAAAGAGATTGTTAAACTTATAA